One genomic window of Microbacterium sp. BH-3-3-3 includes the following:
- the msrB gene encoding peptide-methionine (R)-S-oxide reductase MsrB: MSTEYRKTSEALSRLTDRQFAVTQDDATEPPFRNEYWDNHEDGIYVDVVSGQPLFSSRDKFESGSGWPSFTRPLDDAAVVEKKDRTLWMTRTEVRSAGADSHLGHLFDDGPRDAGGLRYCMNSAAMRFVPVNELDAQGYGAYLPLFRESPAS, encoded by the coding sequence GTGAGCACGGAGTACCGGAAGACGTCGGAGGCGTTGAGCCGTCTCACCGACCGCCAGTTCGCCGTCACGCAGGACGACGCCACCGAGCCGCCGTTCCGCAACGAGTACTGGGACAACCACGAGGACGGGATCTACGTCGACGTCGTGTCGGGGCAGCCCCTGTTCTCGTCGAGGGACAAATTCGAGAGCGGTTCGGGCTGGCCGAGCTTCACCCGCCCCCTCGACGACGCCGCCGTCGTCGAGAAGAAGGACCGCACCCTGTGGATGACGCGCACCGAGGTGCGCTCCGCCGGAGCGGACAGCCACCTCGGGCACCTGTTCGACGACGGCCCCCGCGATGCCGGCGGGCTGAGATACTGCATGAACTCGGCGGCGATGCGTTTCGTGCCGGTCAACGAGCTCGACGCCCAGGGGTACGGCGCGTACCTCCCCCTGTTCCGCGAGAGCCCCGCCTCGTGA